GCGTGGTCATCACGGGGGTCGGCGTGGTGGCCCCCGGAGCCGTCGGCACCGCCAACTTCTGGGCCCTGCTGACCTCGGGCCGTACCGCCACCCGGGGCGTCACCCTCTTCGACGCCGCCAGCTACCGCTCGCGGGTCGCCGCCGAGGTCGACTTCGATCCCGCCGCGCACGGCTTCACCCTCGCCGACACCGAACGCCTGGACCGGGCCGCCCAGTTCGCGCTGGTCAGCGCCCGCGAGGCGGTGGCCGACAGCGGCCTGCACTCCGTACTGGCCGCAGGGAACCGGCTGCGCACCGGGGTCAGCCTCGGCAACGCGGCAGGCTGCACCACCGGGCTCGCCACCCAGTACGCGCTGTTGAGCGACTTCGGCAGCACCTGGACCGTCGACCACTCCCGGGCCGCCGAGTGCCTCTACGACTACTTCGTGCCCAGCTCGCTGGCGGCCGCCGTGGCCCGGGACAGCGGGGCTCAGGGCCCGGTCAGCCTGATCTCCAGCGGCTGCACCTCGGGCCTGGACGCGATCGGGCACGCCGCCGAGCTGATCCGCGAGGGCAGCGCCGACGTGATGATCGCGGGCGGGGCGGAGGCGCCGATCTCCCCCATCGCCATGGCCTGCTTCGACCGCATCCGCCTCACCAGCCCCCGCAACGAGGACCCCGCCACCGCCTCGCGCCCCTTCGACCGCACCCGCGACGGCTTCGTGCTCGGCGAGGGCGCGGCCGTGGTGATCCTGGAGGAGCTGGAGCACGCGCGCCGCCGGGGCGCCCACGCGTACGCCGAGCTGTCCGGCTTCGCCTCGTACAGCAGTGCGCACCACATGACGGGGCTGCGGCCGGGCGGCCAGGAAATGGCCGACGCCATCCGGGCGGCCCTCGACGAGGCGCGGCTGAACCCGGTCGACGTGGACTACATCAACGCGCACGGGGCCGGCACCCTGCAGAACGACCGGCACGAGACGCACGCCTTCAAGCAGGGACTGGGCGACCACGCCCGGCGCGTCCCGGTCAGCTCCATCAAATCGATGATCGGACACGCGCTCGGCGCCGCCGGGGCCCTGGACGTGGCGGCCAGCGTGCTGGCCATCGAGCACAGTACGGTCCCGCCGACCGCCAACCTGCACGAGCCCGACCCGACCTGCGACCTGGACTACACACCGCTGTTCGCCCGCGAGCAGCGCACCAGTACGGTGCTCAGCGTCGCCAGCGGCTTCGGCGGCTTTCACGCCGCCACCGTGCTGACCCGGCCCCGGCTGCGGGAGACGGCATGAGCGGCGGCAACGGCATGAGCGGCAACGGCGCGGGTCGGGGCGTGCGCGGCCTGCCCGCGCCCCGGGCGCTGGTCACCGGCATCGGCGTGGCCGCGCCCAACGGGCTGGGTACCGAGGCCTGGTGGAGCGCCATGCTGGAGGGCCGCAGCGGCATCGGCCCGATCACCCGCTTCGACGCCTCCGGCTACCCCGTGCGGATCGCGGGCGAGATCCCCGGCTTCGTCGACGAGGATCACATCCCCAGCCGCCTGCTCCCCTCCACCGACCGGGTCACCCGCCTGAGCCTGGTCGCGGCCAAGGAGGCCCTGGAGGACTCGGGCGCCGACCCGGCCGCGCTGCCCGGCCACCGGGCGGGCGTGATGACGGCCAGCTCCGCGGGCGGCACCGAGTTCGGCCAGCGCGGGCTGGAGGCGCTGTGGGGCAAGGGTGCCCGGCACGTCAGCGCGTACCAGTCCTTCGCCTGGTTCCACGCGGCGGGAACCGCCGAGATCTCCATCCGGCACGTGCTGCGCGGCCCCGCCTCCACGGTGGTCACCGAGCAGGCGGGCGGGATCGACACGCTCGCCCGCGCCCGGCGCGAGATCCGCAAAGGCGTGGGCCTCATGGTGACGGGAGGCGTCGACTCGGTGCTGTGCCCCTGGGGCTGGGCCGCGCACCTGGCGGACGGCCGGCTGAGCACCGACCCCGATCCGGCGCGGGCCTACCGTCCCTTCGACGCGGAGGCCTGCGGCCACGTCGTCGGTGAGGGCGGCGCGCTGCTGGTGCTGGAGGACGCGGAGGCCGCCGCCGCGCGCGGCGTCGGCGGGTACGCCGTGGTGGCCGGATGCGCGGCGACCTTCGACGGCGGGCCCGGGGAGGAGCGGCTCAAGGAGGCGGCCGAACTCGCGCTGGCCGATGCCCGGGTGAGCCCGGACCAGGTGGACGTGGTGTTCGCCGACGGGGCCGGGGAGCGGGCCGCCGACCGGGCCGAGGCCGAGGCGCTGGCCGCGCTGTTCGGGCCGTACGGGGTGCCGGTGACCGCGCCCAAGTCGATGACGGGCCGGCTGGGCGCCGGGGGTTCCTCGCTGGACCTGGCGGCGGCGGCGCTCGCGCTGCGCGACAAGGTGGTGCCCCCGACCACCGGGACGCTGCGGATCGCCGCGGACTGCCCGCTGGATCTGGTGACGGGCGCGGCGCGGGAGCTGCCCGGGCTGCGGACCGTACTGGTGCTGGCGCGCGGGTGGGGCGGGTTCAACTCGGCCGCGGTGCTGCGGGCGGTCGATGCCTGAGCCGGCCGGCCGGCCGGCCCGCCGAACCGCGGACGGGGCCGGGACCCCGCGCCGGTACGCCGCCGCCCTTCGGGCGACGACGGCAGTGTGACGACGGGAATGTGACGACCGGACTGTGACGACGGGCCCTACGCCGGTCCGTCCGCACCGGCGGACCGGTTCAGCTCGCGCCGCAGCCGGTGCTCGAGCGGGGTCAGCGGCAGATCGGGCCGCATCCGGTCCGGGTGCCCCGGCGGGGGCGCGTCCCACACCGGGCCGGGGACCGGGCAGCCGTCCCTGCCGCTCCGTCCCACGGTGCCCAGCAGTCCGAGGACGATCAGCCCGTCCCACACGGCGCGCACGAACGTGTAAGGGGGCAGGGCGCGCATATCGCCTCCAGGACGTTCGGCCATCGGCCATCGGCCATCGGCCATCGGCCATCGGCCACCGGCGGGCGGCCGGCGGGTGGGCGGGGTGTGCGGTCACGATCCGCCCCCGTGGTCGAGAAGCCGGCGCGGACGGCCGGAGCACGGGTGGATCCCGGCTGCATGCCCCGGCGCGGTGCGGCGGAGGTCCACAGGATGCCCCTTGACGCCGGAGGCGTCGTCCGTGAGGGAGGCACCCCGCCCGACCTTCCGCCCGGAGGGTCTCGGTGGCCGGCTCGAGGGCGGCTCGAGCGGAGGGGGCCGGACCCTCGCGCGAAGCGGGCACAGATCCAAAAGGGGAGGCCGGGCCTTCGGATCGAGGCGGACGCAGCGGGTCGCTGGAGCCGCGCTCCAGTCAAGCCCGTGCGGTCTGCGAGCGGTTCCGGACAGTGTCGTGGGCACGGCCGTCAGCCCAGGGCCGCACGACAACGTCTGTCGGCGGCCCCCAGCGGCAGGCGGACGGGCCGGTGCGAGGGTCACCGGCGCAGTGGTGGCACCGTGCCGGGCGGGGGTCGAAGCCCCGCGGGTACGGCGGCGCCGCAGCCCGGACGCCGCCGGTCGGAGCCGGCCGGCGTACCAATGAGGAGGGTGTGGAAGATGTCGGATGCGCGTGTGCACCGCACGGTCCACGAAGTGATCGCGGCGGCCCCGGCCGGAGTGATGTACGGGCTGATCGCGGACGCCACCCGGTGGCCGTTATTCTTCCAGCCCTGTGTCCACGTCGAGCAGCTCGACTTCGACGGGACGCGGGAACGGCTGCAGATGTGGGTCACCGCGGGCGGGACCGTCAAGTCCTGGGTGACCAGCCGGCACCTGGACGTGGAGCGGCTGCGCGTGGAGTTCACCCACGACCTGCCCGCCGCGCCCACGCAGTCCATGAGCGGCGTGTGGACGGTGGTCCCGCTGGGTGACCACGCCGCCAAGGTGACCCTGGAGCACTCCTTCACCGTCGCCGGGGACGTTCCGGCGGACGTGGCCTGGGTCGAGCGGGTCACCCTCGAGAACAGCCGCGCCCAGCTGGACCGGCTGGCCGAACTCGCCGAGCGCTGGACGCGACTGGACGACCTGGTGTGGTCCTTCGAGGACACCGTACGGGTCAACGCCCCCAGCGAGCTGGTGTTCGACTTCCTGTACCGGGCGCGGGACTGGCCCGCCGAACTCCCGCACGTCAACCGGCTCGAGCTGGTCGAGAACGAGCCGGGCGTGCAGGTGATGTCCATGGGCAGCCTGTCCCTCAACGGCAGCTCCCACAGCACCGAATCGGTCCGCATCTGTTTCCCGGGCGCCCAGCGCATCTGCTACAAGCAGACCCTGACCTCGCCCCTGCTGACCGCGCACACCGGCGAGTGGTCGGTCGAGCCCGACGAGTCCGGGGTGATCCTGACGGCCCGGCACAACGTGCTGCTGTGCGAGGAGAACATCGAGAGCGTGCTGGGCGAGGGCACCGACGCGGTGGCCGCCGGCCGGCACCTGCGCGAGGCGATGGGCCAGGCAGGCCTGTCCGTACTGCGCCACGCCGCGCAGTACGCCATCGACTCGGTTCGCGTCCTGTGACCGCGGTCCAGGACACCACGGCCCCCGTACGGGAAACCCACGCCCCCGTACGGGACAGAAGTGAGGCGGCGCCCGCCGCGTCCGAGCGCGCCGCCCGGCTGGAGGCGGCCCTCGGGGACCCCCTCGACCCGGACAACCCGCACGGATACCTGGCGCTGCTGCGCGCCGACGAGGCCCGGGAGCTGCCGGCGGCCACCGAGGCGCTCCTCGCCGAGGCGGGTCTGGGCGCCGAGTTCGTCCCGTACGACCTCGGCGGCCGGCTCACCGACCTGGAGGAACTCACGCGGGTACTGCGCCCGTTGTTCCGCCGCGATCTCGCGCTCGGATACGGATTCGGCATCACCTCGCTCTTCGCCGCCTGCGCGGTGTGGACCGCGGGGGACGAACCGCAGCGCCGGGCGCTGGCCGCGCACCTCCTCAACGGGGGCCGGGTCACGATCGTGCACCGCGAGGTGGCGCACGCCAACGCGATCCTGCGCAACGAGGTCGAGGCGAGGCCCCGTCCGGACGGCGGCTGGGTGCTCAACGGGCACAAGGACGTGGTCATCAACGCCCACCGGGCCGAGGCCTTCGTCATGTACGCGCGCACCGCGCGCGAGGACGGACCGCGCAGCCACTCCGTGCTGCTGCTCGGCCCCGAGCCGCCCGCCTCCGGCGAGGTGCGCAGGCTGGGCAGGGTCGAGATGCCGGGCATGCGCGGCGCGCACTTCTCCGGACTCGAGTTCGCCGATGTGGCCGCGGAGCCCGAGGCGCTGGTCGGCGAGGTCGGCGAAGGGGTGTCGCTGGCGCTGCGCAGCTTCCAGATCAGCCACTGCCTGATTCCGGGCGTGGTGCTGGCCGGCGTGGACAGCGTGCTGCGCCAGGCCGTGCGCGCGGCCGTGGAGAACCGGCCCGACGGACTGCCCGCCCGCCGCTGGCAGAAGGTGCTCGCCGGGGTCTTCGCGGACCTGCTGGCCTGCGACAGCATGGCCGTCACCGGGCTGCGGGCGATGAGCCTGCTGCCGGAGGACGCGTACCTGCTGGCCGCCGCGGTCAAGTACACGATGCCCGACCTGCTGCGTGAGGACCTGGAGGAGCTGGCGACCGTGCTCGGCGCCCGCGGGTACGACCGCGGGCCGCTGTACGGCGGCTTCCAGAAGCTCGTACGGGACCTGCCGGTGGCCGGTCTCGGACACGCGGGGACGGCCGTGTGCCAGGCGGTGCTGGTGCCGCAGTTGCCGGCGCTGGCGCGCACGGCGTGGTTCCGTACACCGGAGCCGCCGGCGGGACTCTTCCAACCGGGGGCTCCGTTGCCCCCGTTCGACCACCGGCGCCTCGCGCACTCCGGTACGGACGACCTGCTGACGGCGACCCTGGTCGGCGCGGCGACCCGGCTCGCGAGGGGGCGCTCCGGGTACGCCGACGGGTCGCCGCACGCGGTGCTGGCGGGACTCTCGCAGACGTTCGTGGCGGAGCTGCGGGTGCTCAGGGCGCGGTGCGCCGCGTTGAGCGCGCCGGTCGGCGGCACCGGATTCGACGCGCAGGCCTGCGCGCTCGCCGACCGCTACGCACTGGTGCTCGCGGCGGCGGCCGTGCTCGGCGTGTGGGAGGGGCAGGCCGGGAGCGGATCGTTCCTGGAGGAGCCCGCCTGGGCCGTGCTCGCGCTGAGCCGGATCGCACGGCGGCTGGGGGCCGTGGTGCCGGACCTCCCCGACGGCGTGGTGGGCTCGGTGCTCGGTGAGGTGCTGGGGCGGTGCCGGGAAGGGCGCAGCCTCGACCTGTACGGGACCGCGCTGGCGGGCTGAGGCGTGCGGTGACCCAGGGCCCCTCGTCACCTTCCCGCCTGCCCTGCGGCCCTTCGGGCGACGACGGGAACGTGACGACGGGCCGTGGCCCGCCCGCCTTCCGGTCACGGCACCGCAGAGGTGTCGGGGCGGTGGACGAACGCCCCGGCCAGATCGCCGTCCGCCCCGCGGGACCGGGACGGACGGCACTACACGCAGGAGACGACGATGGACCAGGTGAGATGCGCCGCCCCCCTTCGTGTGCCGCGGCCGCACGGTCCGTGGCACGGGGTGAAGGAGAACCTGACCGGGCTCGGCAACGCGGTGGTCCACACGACCTGGAGCGAATGGCTGCCCAGCGTGCTGACCACACCCCGGCTGCGCGAACTGCTCGGGCCGGACTGGGACCGCTACCGGCGTACCACCGACGCCACCGTGCGCTACCGCTTCGCGGCCGCCCGGCTGCTCATCAAGTACACGGCGGCGGCGGCGCTCGGCATCCCGCCGGAGTACCTCGACCTCGCCTACCGGCTGGGCGGGCGCCCCTATCTGCGCGGCTTCGACCAGATCGAGCTGAGCCTGTCCCACACCGGCGACCTGATGGCCGTCGGGCTGAGCCGCACGGGCCGGATCGGGGTGGACGTGGAGCCGGCCAACCGCAACGTACGGCTGGAACTGCTGGAGGCGCAGATCCTGACCCCGGCGGAGATGACGGAGATCGCCGGGTTGCCGGAGGCGGAGCGGGTCCCGTACGCGCTGAAGCTGTGGACCCTCAAGGAGGCCTACAGCAAGGCGCTCGGGCAGGGACTGCGGCTGGGCTTCAAGGAGTTCGGCTTCCAGGAGTCCGGCTCGAGGGGCGCACGGCTGCACGCCCCGGACGGCAGCGCGGCGACCCGGGGTGAGTGGGGCTTCGCCACGCACCCGGTGATGGGCCGCTACCTGCTGAGCACGGCCTGCCACGACGCGGGGCTGTCCACCGCGAACGACACGTCGGTGGGGACCATGCTCGACCAGGGGTTCCTGTCGGCCATGAACCAGAGCGCGAGCTGACCTGGGCCCGGGTCCGGGCCTTGAGGCGTTCTGTGGCGGACTTCGAGCCGCGTCAGCGCACCGACAGGTCCCCGGCAGCGGGTTGCTCCACGGTGGGCCCGGGAGTACCGCGCCCTCGGGCGCCCCGCTCCCCGGGTCCTCCGGCGTTCCGGGCCCCGTACGGGATGAGCTGGACCGGAGGAGGGCGACCGCATGGCCAGGCAGAGCCGCCCGCGCAAGGGCCGGGGACGAGGCGGCCGCCAGGCGGACTCCGCCCTGCCGCTGACCTGGTGGCAGCACGACCTGCTGCTGGACTCACTGGAGCACCGCGGCACCGGCCGCCACGTCGAGCAGCTGTCCTGGCGCTGGTGCGGACCGCTGGACACCGAGCGGTTCACCGCGGCCTGGCAGTCCGTCACTGACCGGGAGACGGTGCTGCGCGCCGCCGTCGACTGGGAGCCGTGGCCGCGCGTGGTCCTGCACGACCGGGCCGCCGCCGAAGTCGTACGCCACCGGGCCGGCGGCGTGGACTGGGACGAGCTGGTGGAACGCGACCGGCTGCGCGGCTTCGACCTGCGCGGCCCCGGACCGCTGCGGGTCACCCTGGTCGACGACCCGGCGTCCGCCGCGCCCGCCACGCGCGTGCTGCTCACCTTCCACCACGCACTGCTCGACGACTGGAGCGTGTTCGTCCTCCTGGACGAGTTCTACCGGGCCTACCTGGCCGGCGGCGCGCTCCCCGGAGGGGAGCGGCGGCCCGACATCCGCGACTGGGCGGGCTGGCTGGAGCACCAGGACCCGGGCCCGGCACGGGACTTCTGGACCCGGACGGTACCCGAGGGCGCGCCCGCCGTGCTGCCCGCCGTGCCCGGCCCGGACACCCTGGAGAGCGGCTGCGGCCGCGCCGAGGCGCGCCTGTCGGCCCAGGAGGCCGAGCGGCTCCACCGCTGGGCCGCGGCCCTGGCGGTCCCCGATTCCAGTGCGCTGCAGGCGGTCTGGGCGCTGCTGCTGTACCGCGGCGCGGGCCGTAGCGGCCCCGCGCAGGTCGGATTCGGCGTCACCGTTTCGGGGCGCGGCATCGCCCTGGAGGCCGTCGAGCGGCTGCCCGCGCCGATGCGCAACTGCCTGCCGATGTCCGTCCAGGTCGATCCGGCGCACCGGCTGGGCCGGCTGCTGACGGCGCTGCGCGATCGCGCGCTGGACATGGCGGCCTACGAGTGGGTCTCCGCCGGGCAGATCCACGAGTGGACCGGCCGGGCCGCGGGCGGCGGGCCGCTGCTGGCGAGCCTGGTCGCCGTCGGGAGCGTGCCGCGCCCGCCGCGGGAGCTGCGCGCCGGGCTGGCCGAGCACGGCGTGCGGATCGAGCCGCTGTACGCGAGCGGCGCGCACACCGCCTTCCCCGTGGCCCTGCTCACGCACCGCGGCCCCGACGGCTCGCTGACGCTGACCGCGGCGCACGACCGGTCCCGGATGTCCGGAGCCGATGCGGGCCGCCTGGTGGGCCACTGCGCGCGGCTGCTGCGCGAACTGCCCGCCACCAGCGCCGAGACGACGCTCGCCCAGGT
This portion of the Streptomyces sp. NBC_01244 genome encodes:
- a CDS encoding beta-ketoacyl-[acyl-carrier-protein] synthase family protein is translated as MKRVVITGVGVVAPGAVGTANFWALLTSGRTATRGVTLFDAASYRSRVAAEVDFDPAAHGFTLADTERLDRAAQFALVSAREAVADSGLHSVLAAGNRLRTGVSLGNAAGCTTGLATQYALLSDFGSTWTVDHSRAAECLYDYFVPSSLAAAVARDSGAQGPVSLISSGCTSGLDAIGHAAELIREGSADVMIAGGAEAPISPIAMACFDRIRLTSPRNEDPATASRPFDRTRDGFVLGEGAAVVILEELEHARRRGAHAYAELSGFASYSSAHHMTGLRPGGQEMADAIRAALDEARLNPVDVDYINAHGAGTLQNDRHETHAFKQGLGDHARRVPVSSIKSMIGHALGAAGALDVAASVLAIEHSTVPPTANLHEPDPTCDLDYTPLFAREQRTSTVLSVASGFGGFHAATVLTRPRLRETA
- a CDS encoding ketosynthase chain-length factor, whose translation is MSGNGAGRGVRGLPAPRALVTGIGVAAPNGLGTEAWWSAMLEGRSGIGPITRFDASGYPVRIAGEIPGFVDEDHIPSRLLPSTDRVTRLSLVAAKEALEDSGADPAALPGHRAGVMTASSAGGTEFGQRGLEALWGKGARHVSAYQSFAWFHAAGTAEISIRHVLRGPASTVVTEQAGGIDTLARARREIRKGVGLMVTGGVDSVLCPWGWAAHLADGRLSTDPDPARAYRPFDAEACGHVVGEGGALLVLEDAEAAAARGVGGYAVVAGCAATFDGGPGEERLKEAAELALADARVSPDQVDVVFADGAGERAADRAEAEALAALFGPYGVPVTAPKSMTGRLGAGGSSLDLAAAALALRDKVVPPTTGTLRIAADCPLDLVTGAARELPGLRTVLVLARGWGGFNSAAVLRAVDA
- a CDS encoding DUF6059 family protein; its protein translation is MRALPPYTFVRAVWDGLIVLGLLGTVGRSGRDGCPVPGPVWDAPPPGHPDRMRPDLPLTPLEHRLRRELNRSAGADGPA
- a CDS encoding aromatase/cyclase — encoded protein: MSDARVHRTVHEVIAAAPAGVMYGLIADATRWPLFFQPCVHVEQLDFDGTRERLQMWVTAGGTVKSWVTSRHLDVERLRVEFTHDLPAAPTQSMSGVWTVVPLGDHAAKVTLEHSFTVAGDVPADVAWVERVTLENSRAQLDRLAELAERWTRLDDLVWSFEDTVRVNAPSELVFDFLYRARDWPAELPHVNRLELVENEPGVQVMSMGSLSLNGSSHSTESVRICFPGAQRICYKQTLTSPLLTAHTGEWSVEPDESGVILTARHNVLLCEENIESVLGEGTDAVAAGRHLREAMGQAGLSVLRHAAQYAIDSVRVL
- a CDS encoding acyl-CoA dehydrogenase; amino-acid sequence: MTAVQDTTAPVRETHAPVRDRSEAAPAASERAARLEAALGDPLDPDNPHGYLALLRADEARELPAATEALLAEAGLGAEFVPYDLGGRLTDLEELTRVLRPLFRRDLALGYGFGITSLFAACAVWTAGDEPQRRALAAHLLNGGRVTIVHREVAHANAILRNEVEARPRPDGGWVLNGHKDVVINAHRAEAFVMYARTAREDGPRSHSVLLLGPEPPASGEVRRLGRVEMPGMRGAHFSGLEFADVAAEPEALVGEVGEGVSLALRSFQISHCLIPGVVLAGVDSVLRQAVRAAVENRPDGLPARRWQKVLAGVFADLLACDSMAVTGLRAMSLLPEDAYLLAAAVKYTMPDLLREDLEELATVLGARGYDRGPLYGGFQKLVRDLPVAGLGHAGTAVCQAVLVPQLPALARTAWFRTPEPPAGLFQPGAPLPPFDHRRLAHSGTDDLLTATLVGAATRLARGRSGYADGSPHAVLAGLSQTFVAELRVLRARCAALSAPVGGTGFDAQACALADRYALVLAAAAVLGVWEGQAGSGSFLEEPAWAVLALSRIARRLGAVVPDLPDGVVGSVLGEVLGRCREGRSLDLYGTALAG
- a CDS encoding 4'-phosphopantetheinyl transferase family protein codes for the protein MDQVRCAAPLRVPRPHGPWHGVKENLTGLGNAVVHTTWSEWLPSVLTTPRLRELLGPDWDRYRRTTDATVRYRFAAARLLIKYTAAAALGIPPEYLDLAYRLGGRPYLRGFDQIELSLSHTGDLMAVGLSRTGRIGVDVEPANRNVRLELLEAQILTPAEMTEIAGLPEAERVPYALKLWTLKEAYSKALGQGLRLGFKEFGFQESGSRGARLHAPDGSAATRGEWGFATHPVMGRYLLSTACHDAGLSTANDTSVGTMLDQGFLSAMNQSAS
- a CDS encoding condensation domain-containing protein; this encodes MARQSRPRKGRGRGGRQADSALPLTWWQHDLLLDSLEHRGTGRHVEQLSWRWCGPLDTERFTAAWQSVTDRETVLRAAVDWEPWPRVVLHDRAAAEVVRHRAGGVDWDELVERDRLRGFDLRGPGPLRVTLVDDPASAAPATRVLLTFHHALLDDWSVFVLLDEFYRAYLAGGALPGGERRPDIRDWAGWLEHQDPGPARDFWTRTVPEGAPAVLPAVPGPDTLESGCGRAEARLSAQEAERLHRWAAALAVPDSSALQAVWALLLYRGAGRSGPAQVGFGVTVSGRGIALEAVERLPAPMRNCLPMSVQVDPAHRLGRLLTALRDRALDMAAYEWVSAGQIHEWTGRAAGGGPLLASLVAVGSVPRPPRELRAGLAEHGVRIEPLYASGAHTAFPVALLTHRGPDGSLTLTAAHDRSRMSGADAGRLVGHCARLLRELPATSAETTLAQVLAVLEGDEPPRIAQRRGSAAQRAARLRLHSIGDRPGVERIASGS